TACAAAAGCTGGCATGGCTAAATACCTAATACTGATCTTAAAGCACACAACCACATTCAAACATCCTCCTGACGATATCTATAAAAATGACAAACATTTATTCAATTCGCGAACAACACgaacaaaataaaacactaaGCTATTTTCCCCCTGTTTGTGTTTACTCAAAACTCGCGTAGTGCCATAATCTTCAAGTACCTAAATATCGCCATCGAGAACAACCCTTAAGCCTACCCTTTCCTGTTTCATCGTAATCAATTCTCAACCTTGCCAAGCTTAATTTAGAGTTCAAAAGGTAAAGTTAGAGCGCTCCCCACTTAAGCTCGAGTAGATAAATGAATTTCTACTCATTGACGATCAATCGAGGCGAGCGTTATCAGTGTTTTGCTCCCTTATCTAAGGAGGCGTTACATTCTACGGTCGATTTATTAGTTACGTTACGTATACGGCGCGGAAATGTTGGCTTTATAGCGGATGTGTGGATCCGGGTTTTAAGACATTACTTCCTGCAGTTCCTGTGTAAAGTCTGCGTAAACTCTGTAGTAAACTTCACGTTTCTAACTTGGCTAACTGTACCTTGTCTCATATGTGAATGAATTAAACATGGGGAGTACATGCTATATTCATTTAGGTCAGGTGTGGTAAGAGCACCATCGCGGCTAGAGGAATATGAAATTTTcatatagttttattttctatATGTGGTTGGATGTATACATATCCAACCACTATTCAGCCTTTTCATCAAAAACAAATGTGAAATGAAGAGCCAAGTGTAATATTTAAGAATATGCAtcgtcgttgttgacttcgcttcgccggaaaaagaattgagatctaggTATATGGGTGCCGAGTTCTAGTTCACTTGGgctgtaattaaagttcaggatttgacttgaaatgtaaattttttaatttgccaaaaaatacaaaaataagacCAACACTTTGACTGTACACCCAGCCGCATAATTGCATGaatggccactttatgaataaatacatttttattaagtgcccatgcaattttgcaacaCCCTGTACCTACCTGTATTGCTTCTTTACCTGGAAACATGGTGAACCCTTGCACACCAATTAGGATGGAGTTCCGTCTACATTTAGGCTGTGTTTACCATCATCATCAAACAAGCAGGATGGTGGGCGGATGGCATAAAACTGTTGAGGCGATCATTGGGGTATACCGTTGTCTAGTAGAGAAAGCAGACGTAGTGTCGCATGCTTACTAATGTGTGAAAGATTccgaaattgcgaaatttccacataaaaaaactcTGAAGCTTCTCATATTTTGTGTAGGAATCGAAATTTCCCAATaccaaaatgaaagtttcctttgTTTCGTGTGATTTTTTTCTGCAATTTCCGAAAACTTTTCTAACGTTTTACGAAAATTTCCCTAACTTAGGTACTCATCTTTATGCAAAACAGGACGACATATTCTGTTGTTTGAACTTATGTTAGCAATATTTTCTGTAGTTACACGTTTACATTCTGCTTTGTGTTATCCTCAGTAACTTCTAACGGTTCGTATTAGGAGCAAAACGATAAATCTGCTCTAAAGCTAGGTATTAGTTCAAATTGTCTTGTTCACGACACTACGCGCGATCCAACCTAACTAAAATGACCACTATCAACCAAAATTATACTTTAAAACGGTTTGTCAAAGctcatttttgtttaaataaatggCTCAGAAGCAAACGCTGGCTCGAAATATACATTAGCGGATTCTAAATACATTAGTCTAGTTGTCTCGATGGAAAATGAagtgaaaataatttattgcgAGCAAAGtcatttataaaggaaaagtaGAGTTCGCTAGTTTTGTGATGAATCGATCCGCAGCGGGGTGTTTCATTGATATTCCTTTTGAGatatttgttttaaactttttacttTACAACTTTAGGTAATCTTCctatataggtataggttagTAGCGTGCCAACAAGCGACCACGTATCTACTCGTAAATATAATATCATATAAGTATGTGCAACTTTATATACCTAGTAGATGCTTCATTTTCAAATAGCAGTATACAGTAAGATTAAAAGTATCTTTTATAGAAATATGTGTATATTTAGGCGCATAATTGAAAACTTACCTTAAAATGTGCCTATACTGTGATCCCCACTGGATAATCTTATTATTTTGCGCCAAAagcttttatattaattttaaaataattttaaaattaaactaaatatgtCACAGCCTCATTTAAGTGATGCAATATATGGTCTACTTTAATCGGAGTTGTGATATCAACATATCACaatctaattattttaaatttagaattttagagCAAATTTCGAGGCAAATTAGGCACGTTGTGCGTTAATAATTATGAGTTGAAATCTTTTAGATTACTTTTAGTTTGTGGATACAGTTCaatttacctacttttattagtGAAGAAAGACACAGTCACAGTTTCTTCTCGAGTGGAGTAAACGTGTCCAAACTTTGCCTGTCGCGGTATGAAAAGTTTGAGCAATTTATTAGTTAGTTCTTCATCTCAAACGTTGAAACATAGCTTTTCTAAACTAGAACACGAATTGTGGGTTTCCTTGCATATATTTAAAATGCATTTCGTGCACTTGTAGGTACACGTATATTTAGTTTAATATCTTTATAACGGGCATGAATGAACGCAATGAGTCATAATTATTCCATTGTATATAGGTAACGGTAGGTTCTCCTTGCTATCACAACCATTGAACCGTCGATATCACAACCTTACTCCtatgtaataaggtgaaaaatgtaaacacatctttgatgtcgactgtacctaccatCTTCCTTGAGAAAAGCAAGTACTTATTACTACCTAAGTCGAGAGTCTTAGCAACTAAGACACTATCCAATATTCAGTGTATTAGTTGTAAGCAGTCCGCGCAGGCGCGAACAGTAAGTTTTAATCAAGAACATTAATTACCCGTCGGACAAGTTCTCCGTAATTGAAACCCGGCTTAAGCGATCCGACAGTCGCGTTATAACGCGATGGTCTTTGAGCCACTTCGCCCACTTCTACGGTACGTGCACAATATCTAAATTGTAAATGCTCCTCACCCTGGCTAttgacgggccttacgggcactaaacatggtactagttcagcggtgtcactcacgaattcgagccaatcgtgcagtctaacgaaACCAGTTGCGatcaatcgcgcgcgtgatgcgaactcatcaaccgttgtagcggtgtcaaaCCTGGTACTTTTCCGGTTGCATTTTGAACTCGGCATCCGCTTAGCAAACTAAAGGTGACTTTCGGATGCGAGAAATGGGAGCCATTGACAATTACCTGGAGATAGAGcttaaagccaggaaattagaagaaACAAAAGATTTGGCGCGCCATGCGAAACTTGCGACGAAAGatctaatatataatatagcCGTGGCGAgggtttttatattatacttaatttaaCGTTCTTcgaaatttaaatcataaataGAAAAACACTTCATATTCTCACACATGTATTTCATAACGTAAcgtttatataattatgtaggtaatcaatatataggtatttatggTGACCGACATTGAAATCTCGGATGATTTACCTTTATAATAAGTTGATCGCcttttcaaatttcaaatattttactcTCTGTTACAGAGATGTTTGTTGAAAATGCAATACGAAATACGTATCCATATTATTATGAATTTTTTcgccttattttatttttgcttcttGAAATTATgtggcaaaaatttgctaccGCCGCCTATTGTTAAAATATCGTTCACAATATTAATTTTCAATTCCTTGTTCTACTTTTTTCCTTTGCAGATGCGACAataacaaatctagtgaaatatCACATTTATCGGCCATTTCGTGCATCTCGTCCAACTCATTCCGTACCAATTTCTCAAATTCATTGAATTTATTTACCAATTCTTCAAATTCATTGGAACTATCATTAGATTTGAACTTGTTGAACTCAGCCTCGTATTGGGTCATCTTGGTCATGGTTGGACTTTCAAAAGCCTGCTGTCTTTTGTCCACCTCTGTAAAGGAACagttatgtaaataaacaagaaaGTACAGGTCTACCGTTTAATTAAGGCGGTTGTCTGTTTGTTAAGAAGGCATTAGTGTCGGCTTCGATCGAACTATAGTGAGTTGaacctattttatattttaaaagatCTCAAGAGACATAGCTTTAGATTAAAAAATCACACTCAAATTCGTACTACCCAGATTCGTACGCCAGATATATCCGCATACAGACAGAAATATAATCTCTCTCGCGTCTGATAACAACCCACACCGGTAACtaagtatattaattattatgtgtaaCGGGGAAAAAATCACGAGCATGTGCATTTTGCGGGCTTGGTGACAAttgtatagaatagaatagaatataatttattcgtaagcacaaacaaacgagacaatacataccatgacataggtacctaacacaAGACAATACATTGGTGACCCGAGTGTCCAATCATCCGAATCTGGTATTTTACGACTCGGTAgaatttttcatgaaaattaaGGAAACTGGAGCCGAATTCTGGTTGAGAcgtgtttatgtttttttattttattcctcgGGAACAAAAAAGGAAAATTGAAACCTAAATTGTACATTGTAACTATATAATCTAAAAAATTGTCGTCCAAGCTTATCACCCGATTTATATGCTACCTCCGGACTCCAAAAATGTGTACAATAGCACAATTAGTGCAAATGTCTAAaggagttttaaaaataaatttaatttaccaTCGACACAGCCCGTGGATATGTTGATTTCCTTGCTAGGGGGACAGAATAATTGCACAGTGACGTTCTTCTTATTCGTTGTCTCATCTTCGGGATCCTCGTACGCTTTTCTTACAGTAACATTGGTATTGATGGCCACGTAGTCCTTGCATGTGTCATTACCGTCTATATCCTTTGGACACGTAAAAGTAAAGTTGTCATTCTTGTACGAACTTAGTTCGCAAGCCTCTGCAATCATGAAAAATACGCAGGTTTATTGATACTATTAATAACTAGTAATCGtagcaattttatttataataaacatttGTATTAGATGACCTACGAGTTTATTATATGAATCGTTTAAAAATGTCCCACAATGTCCTTTGACTTTGACATCCTATGACGTTCGCTGCTGTTAGAACGTTCAATTCGTCACTAATTTTGAGGATGAGCAGGAAATGTTCTCGAAAATATTGAGTTTCAAAGTAATGTCATTAGGCTTTGTAGCTATTTTGAGTACTAGACATATTCACTGTCAAtgtattgtcattaggctttttgaatgtagctattttgagcactagaaatattgactttcaaagtattgtcattaaTAGGCATTTTGTCCCAAGGTAGTTCAAAGGaatattaattttcaaaaacgagaTCGTTCGATTAAAAGAGTATTCTTGCATCTTTaagaatttcgtacttaggatgtttgattttagaaattatgctacataaccatattattatatacctgAGCAATAACGGTTGTCAGTTTCGTTGTACCAGTTGCCGCCAAGGCACTCGTGTATTAACTTCTCCACTATTACAAACGGTTCCACGCAGTCATATTTCAGACGAAAGTTAGTTGAATTCGAAGAGTTTTCATTCTTGTACGGTATAATATTGAAAGAACCGTTCTCCGGATACTCCGGCAAAACACATAAACCTTGGTCCCTGGAAGTAATCGAAAATTGCCTCGGTTAATACAGTATGTCATGTCATgcgaaa
The window above is part of the Cydia amplana chromosome 18, ilCydAmpl1.1, whole genome shotgun sequence genome. Proteins encoded here:
- the LOC134656580 gene encoding uncharacterized protein LOC134656580 — encoded protein: MWDQGLCVLPEYPENGSFNIIPYKNENSSNSTNFRLKYDCVEPFVIVEKLIHECLGGNWYNETDNRYCSEACELSSYKNDNFTFTCPKDIDGNDTCKDYVAINTNVTVRKAYEDPEDETTNKKNVTVQLFCPPSKEINISTGCVDEVDKRQQAFESPTMTKMTQYEAEFNKFKSNDSSNEFEELVNKFNEFEKLVRNELDEMHEMADKCDISLDLLLSHLQRKKVEQGIEN